Proteins encoded by one window of Corynebacterium amycolatum:
- a CDS encoding sugar-binding transcriptional regulator, producing MDSRDIQALTAVKLYYGEGLTQSQVATELGVSRPTVSKLLNLGRERGYVRIEIHDPREEASETATQMRDRYKLNDVRLAQPARAGNAVLLRELGRVGAELLDELVVDGTLLGVSWGKTMYSVSTQLKSKDVSGVEIVQLKGGMSHSDKSTNDIRTIGAFCHAFHAYARTLPLPVIFDSVETKRIVEQDRFIASVLALGRTVDIAVFTVGAVDHDSLALNLGQLSATEKDLLVERAVGDACSRFYRADGGIALPEVDARTVGISLSDLRRIPTRVLVAGGAHKAAAIDVALRTNLATHLVIDDATAERLLALDSPAAPAAPASPGSPDSPDSSTPSPATE from the coding sequence GTGGACAGTCGCGACATCCAGGCACTCACCGCCGTCAAACTCTATTACGGCGAGGGGCTCACACAGTCTCAGGTTGCAACCGAACTCGGGGTTTCCCGCCCAACGGTTTCTAAACTGCTCAACCTTGGCCGTGAGCGCGGTTACGTGCGCATTGAGATCCATGATCCGCGCGAGGAAGCCTCAGAGACCGCTACGCAGATGCGGGATCGCTACAAGTTGAACGATGTGCGGCTGGCGCAACCGGCTCGCGCTGGCAACGCAGTCTTGCTCCGCGAGTTGGGGCGCGTGGGCGCCGAGCTTCTCGACGAGCTGGTGGTCGACGGTACCCTTCTCGGGGTTTCGTGGGGTAAGACCATGTACTCCGTATCCACGCAACTGAAGTCCAAGGATGTCTCGGGCGTGGAAATTGTGCAGCTCAAGGGAGGAATGAGCCACTCCGATAAGTCCACGAACGACATCCGCACTATTGGCGCTTTCTGCCACGCTTTCCACGCCTATGCCCGCACACTGCCGCTGCCGGTGATTTTCGATTCGGTCGAGACCAAGCGCATCGTGGAACAGGATCGGTTCATTGCCAGCGTTTTGGCTCTTGGCCGGACGGTGGACATTGCAGTTTTCACCGTCGGCGCCGTCGACCATGATTCGCTGGCCTTGAACTTGGGACAGCTGTCGGCAACCGAAAAGGACTTGCTCGTGGAGCGCGCAGTGGGCGATGCCTGCTCACGCTTCTACCGCGCTGACGGTGGCATTGCGCTGCCAGAGGTCGATGCCCGCACGGTAGGCATCAGTCTTTCTGACCTGCGCCGGATCCCCACTCGGGTACTTGTGGCCGGTGGCGCACACAAGGCCGCGGCCATCGACGTGGCCCTTCGAACAAATTTGGCTACTCACCTGGTCATCGACGATGCCACCGCTGAACGCCTGCTTGCGCTGGACTCACCGGCTGCACCGGCTGCACCGGCTTCACCGGGCTCGCCAGACTCCCCTGATAGCTCCACCCCTTCCCCTGCCACGGAATAA
- a CDS encoding YihY/virulence factor BrkB family protein yields the protein MGWKGALYALKRAGIEFFLELGFDAAAKLTYYTVLTFAPALLAIYSIATLMLAGYTEDLNRLTEDFIRSYIPAEYAEPIRNVISTIIGSATGGLVALTIGIVFALISSSAYTRAFSRTANSIYGVSEGRTLIRYHLLMVAITLQLLIGTVVLLIAIIVNDQLVITIVEPVARPLGIESTTRQVIDFCISVWSWLRWPVIIVMSMILIGSLYYFTPNVRMRKFRWLSTGSALAIISSLIIGKALQLYLFNFAASNPYGAMGAVIALMTALWSINVVVVFGFKLDAEVERMRQLRAGLPSERYIQLPPRATAAAEGEQKIHQNLEKQAAEFRTEEEL from the coding sequence GTGGGGTGGAAAGGAGCGCTCTACGCTCTCAAGCGTGCGGGTATTGAGTTTTTCTTGGAGCTCGGTTTCGACGCTGCCGCGAAGTTGACCTATTACACGGTGTTGACCTTCGCGCCTGCACTGCTTGCGATTTATTCAATTGCCACGCTGATGCTGGCCGGCTATACAGAAGACCTCAACCGTCTGACCGAGGATTTCATCCGCAGCTACATTCCGGCTGAGTATGCCGAACCGATCCGCAATGTCATTTCAACGATTATCGGCTCCGCCACGGGCGGTCTTGTCGCACTGACTATCGGTATTGTCTTTGCACTGATTTCGTCCTCGGCCTACACGCGCGCTTTTTCGCGTACGGCAAACTCCATCTACGGCGTTTCCGAAGGTCGCACGCTGATTCGCTACCACCTGCTCATGGTCGCCATTACGCTGCAGCTGTTAATCGGCACTGTGGTGCTACTTATTGCGATTATTGTCAATGACCAGCTAGTTATCACCATTGTCGAACCGGTTGCCCGCCCATTGGGTATTGAATCGACCACGCGACAGGTCATTGACTTCTGCATCTCCGTCTGGAGTTGGCTGCGCTGGCCGGTGATTATCGTCATGTCGATGATTCTGATTGGCTCGCTGTACTACTTCACGCCGAACGTGCGCATGCGCAAATTCCGCTGGCTCAGCACAGGTTCGGCACTGGCAATTATTAGCTCGCTGATCATCGGCAAGGCGCTCCAGCTGTACTTATTCAACTTTGCGGCTTCGAATCCCTATGGCGCCATGGGTGCGGTTATCGCGCTGATGACCGCACTCTGGAGCATTAATGTGGTCGTGGTCTTCGGCTTTAAGCTGGATGCCGAGGTTGAGAGGATGCGCCAACTGCGCGCTGGCCTGCCCTCAGAGCGATACATCCAGCTTCCGCCTCGGGCTACCGCTGCCGCCGAGGGCGAGCAGAAAATCCATCAGAATCTAGAAAAGCAGGCGGCCGAATTCCGAACTGAGGAAGAGCTATAG
- a CDS encoding NupC/NupG family nucleoside CNT transporter, protein MDRLQGLLGIILVIGFAIAISKNRKAINWRTLGVGLLLQAVFALVVLKWEPGFQALKSVAGAIEKMIDFTNEGTSFVFGNLFDDTGKNFVFVLNVLPVIIFLGAVLGALYYLRVVQYFVEYVGSALKFIMGTSKVESVFASTVIFLGQSEAPLVVKPYIPKLTKSELFACMSGGFASVAGSTLIGYSLLGAPLEYLLAASVMNAPGSLLIAKTFWPETEESDLDASVKDVRDTESKNVIDALGSGALAGGRIAVVVACLLIAFIAVIAMLSAMIGGIGGWFGQDNWSLEGLFGLIFAPIAWLIGVPWENAGLVGSFIGEKTILNEFVGYTSFSEHVDSLDPKSIMLATFALAGFANLSSIAIQIGSFGALSPERRGEIAKNGPLALIAGLCTNLLNAAIVGVIAL, encoded by the coding sequence ATGGATAGACTGCAAGGCTTACTGGGCATCATCCTCGTCATCGGATTTGCCATTGCTATCTCAAAGAACAGGAAAGCCATTAACTGGCGCACACTCGGCGTTGGCCTGCTGCTGCAAGCGGTATTCGCGCTGGTAGTGCTGAAGTGGGAACCTGGCTTCCAGGCGCTGAAGAGTGTGGCCGGTGCCATTGAGAAGATGATCGATTTTACAAATGAGGGCACCTCTTTTGTGTTCGGTAATCTTTTCGACGACACGGGTAAGAACTTCGTCTTCGTGCTTAACGTGTTGCCAGTGATCATCTTCCTGGGCGCAGTCCTCGGTGCCCTCTACTACCTGCGGGTAGTGCAGTACTTCGTCGAATATGTGGGCTCCGCACTGAAGTTCATTATGGGTACCTCGAAGGTGGAGTCCGTCTTCGCTTCCACGGTGATTTTCCTCGGGCAGTCGGAGGCTCCACTCGTCGTTAAGCCGTATATTCCGAAACTGACCAAGTCGGAGCTGTTCGCATGTATGTCGGGCGGTTTTGCGTCGGTGGCCGGATCGACCTTGATCGGGTACTCCCTGCTCGGTGCGCCGTTGGAATACCTGCTGGCGGCATCGGTAATGAACGCGCCGGGCTCGCTGCTGATTGCGAAAACTTTCTGGCCGGAGACAGAGGAATCTGATCTGGATGCGTCGGTGAAGGATGTCCGCGATACCGAGTCGAAGAACGTCATTGATGCGCTTGGATCGGGTGCGCTGGCCGGCGGTCGTATTGCTGTGGTTGTGGCATGTCTGTTGATTGCGTTCATCGCTGTGATTGCGATGCTGTCGGCGATGATCGGCGGCATTGGCGGCTGGTTCGGTCAGGATAACTGGTCTCTGGAAGGACTGTTCGGCCTAATCTTTGCGCCAATTGCATGGCTGATTGGTGTGCCGTGGGAGAACGCAGGGCTGGTCGGTAGCTTCATTGGTGAGAAGACGATTCTGAACGAGTTCGTCGGCTACACCTCGTTCTCTGAGCACGTCGACTCGCTGGATCCGAAGTCCATCATGCTGGCGACCTTCGCCCTGGCCGGCTTCGCTAACCTGTCGTCCATTGCGATTCAGATTGGTTCCTTCGGCGCGCTGTCGCCGGAGCGCCGCGGTGAGATTGCCAAGAACGGTCCACTGGCGCTAATCGCGGGTCTGTGCACCAACCTGCTCAACGCAGCAATCGTGGGTGTGATTGCGCTATAG
- a CDS encoding cytidine deaminase, which translates to MSHISDEELLAKAYAATENSYVPYSGFPVGAALLLDDGTVVTGCNVENASYGLTNCAERTAVFRMVAEHGGNHKIAACAIVGRKAAPCHPCGACRQVLHEFGCKRVIVESERPENGGLGAPSSIDFEKILPYSFGPEDL; encoded by the coding sequence ATGTCCCACATCTCAGACGAAGAACTGCTGGCTAAGGCCTACGCAGCCACGGAAAACTCGTACGTCCCCTATTCAGGTTTTCCGGTCGGTGCCGCACTTCTGCTTGACGACGGCACGGTGGTCACAGGCTGCAACGTAGAAAATGCATCCTATGGGTTGACCAACTGCGCAGAGCGCACAGCCGTATTTCGCATGGTCGCGGAGCACGGCGGCAACCATAAGATTGCGGCCTGCGCCATCGTCGGGCGAAAGGCGGCACCGTGCCACCCCTGTGGCGCCTGTCGGCAAGTCCTGCACGAATTTGGGTGCAAGCGCGTCATAGTGGAGTCCGAGCGCCCGGAAAATGGTGGTTTGGGCGCTCCGTCCAGCATTGACTTCGAAAAAATTCTCCCTTACTCCTTTGGTCCCGAGGACCTGTAG
- a CDS encoding thymidine phosphorylase, which produces MAEKFDVVDVIKVKRDGGELNPEEISWVIDAYTRGVVGDEQMAALNMAIFIRGMNRREIVDWTQAMIDSGETMSFASLSKPTTDKHSTGGVGDKITLPLGPLVSSYGVAVPQLSGRGLGHTGGTLDKLESIPGWQADVPNDRLMQILENSGAVVAAAGAGLAPADKKIYALRDITSTVDCIPLIASSIMSKKIAEGTSNLVLDVKVGSGAFMKDLDQARELARTMVDLGNDAGVNTRALLTDMSTPLGLTIGNALEVRESVEVLAGGGPADVVELTCELARNMLELAGVHDADVEKALKDGRAMDSWKKMIRAQGGDPDAALPVAPHTHDVVAQADGYLTKLDALALGVGSWRLGAGRARKDDPVQATAGIEIFAKPGDKVVKGQKLLTLHTETPDKFERALESIEPGIEIGDTAPTAEREIILDRVS; this is translated from the coding sequence ATGGCTGAAAAGTTCGATGTAGTTGACGTCATCAAGGTAAAGCGTGATGGCGGTGAGCTCAATCCGGAGGAGATTTCCTGGGTCATTGACGCCTACACCCGCGGCGTCGTGGGCGATGAGCAGATGGCGGCGCTGAACATGGCCATCTTCATCCGCGGCATGAACCGCCGCGAGATTGTGGATTGGACTCAGGCGATGATTGACTCGGGCGAGACCATGAGCTTCGCATCGCTGAGCAAGCCCACCACGGACAAGCACTCCACAGGTGGTGTCGGTGACAAGATCACGCTGCCGCTGGGCCCACTGGTGTCCTCCTACGGCGTGGCCGTCCCACAGCTGTCCGGTCGCGGCCTCGGACACACCGGCGGCACCTTGGACAAGCTGGAATCCATTCCAGGCTGGCAGGCGGATGTTCCGAATGATCGCTTGATGCAGATTCTGGAGAATTCCGGTGCGGTCGTCGCAGCAGCCGGTGCGGGCCTGGCACCTGCGGACAAGAAGATTTACGCGCTGCGTGACATCACCTCGACGGTGGACTGCATTCCGCTGATTGCCTCGTCAATCATGTCCAAGAAGATTGCGGAGGGCACTTCCAACTTGGTGCTGGATGTCAAGGTCGGTTCGGGCGCCTTCATGAAGGACCTGGATCAGGCTCGTGAGCTGGCTCGCACCATGGTTGACCTGGGCAACGACGCGGGTGTGAACACCCGCGCACTGCTGACGGACATGTCCACTCCGCTGGGTCTGACCATCGGCAATGCCCTCGAGGTCCGCGAATCGGTGGAAGTTCTCGCAGGTGGTGGCCCCGCAGATGTCGTGGAGCTGACCTGTGAGCTGGCCCGAAACATGCTGGAGCTGGCCGGCGTACACGATGCCGACGTGGAGAAGGCACTGAAGGACGGCCGCGCTATGGACTCGTGGAAGAAGATGATCCGCGCTCAGGGTGGCGATCCGGATGCCGCTTTGCCGGTGGCACCTCACACGCACGATGTGGTTGCGCAGGCTGACGGTTACCTGACCAAGCTGGATGCACTGGCTCTCGGCGTTGGTTCCTGGCGCTTGGGCGCGGGACGTGCTCGTAAGGATGATCCGGTGCAGGCCACTGCCGGTATTGAGATTTTTGCCAAGCCGGGAGACAAGGTGGTCAAGGGCCAGAAGCTGCTCACGCTGCACACTGAAACTCCGGATAAGTTCGAGCGCGCCCTCGAGTCCATCGAGCCGGGCATTGAAATCGGCGACACCGCGCCGACAGCCGAGCGCGAGATTATCCTCGATCGCGTGTCCTAG
- the deoC gene encoding deoxyribose-phosphate aldolase has translation MTSRADVAKMIDHTLLKPEATSDQVKALIDEAAKLGTYSICISPSQLPVEVPEGLHIATVVGFPSGAVKAEVKAAEAARAVADGAEEVDMVINIAFAKEHRFDDLEAEIKTVRDAIPGKILKVIIESAALTDEEIIAACKASESAGADFVKTSTGFHPAGGASAHAVKLMRETVGDRLGVKASGGIRDAAAAEEMIAAGASRLGLSSSAAVLDGLK, from the coding sequence ATGACTTCCCGCGCTGATGTTGCCAAGATGATTGACCACACCCTCCTCAAGCCAGAAGCCACCTCTGACCAGGTCAAGGCTCTTATCGACGAGGCCGCCAAGCTCGGCACCTACTCCATCTGCATCTCCCCTTCGCAGCTCCCAGTCGAGGTGCCAGAGGGCCTGCATATCGCCACTGTCGTCGGTTTCCCCTCCGGCGCGGTAAAGGCCGAGGTCAAGGCTGCTGAAGCTGCTCGCGCTGTGGCCGATGGTGCTGAAGAAGTCGACATGGTCATCAACATCGCCTTCGCCAAGGAGCACCGCTTCGACGACCTCGAGGCCGAAATCAAGACTGTTCGCGATGCCATTCCGGGCAAGATCTTGAAGGTCATCATCGAGTCGGCCGCCCTGACCGATGAGGAAATCATCGCAGCCTGCAAGGCCTCCGAGTCCGCAGGCGCAGACTTCGTCAAGACCTCCACAGGCTTCCACCCGGCCGGCGGCGCTTCCGCTCACGCTGTGAAGCTCATGCGCGAAACCGTCGGCGACCGCCTGGGTGTCAAGGCTTCTGGCGGTATCCGCGATGCCGCTGCCGCCGAGGAAATGATTGCTGCGGGCGCCTCCCGCCTGGGCCTTTCCTCCTCCGCCGCTGTCCTCGATGGTCTGAAGTAG
- a CDS encoding phospho-sugar mutase has translation MLSEQLQATITDWIAHDPDKATAAELSSLYDEAKAANPDAIAELESRFAGPLEFGTAGLRGVVAAGQSRMNRATVIRATAGLVAHLKNIVGDDFTVVIGCDARHGSADFHRDAAAVVAAAGGMALALPQQLPTPVTAFAVRHLNADAGIMVTASHNPPKDNGYKVYLGGRVVESDSRRGVQIIAPHDKQIAEAIAAAPPADEVPRDFDAVEQVGPELLDAYVKRAAALATTSSNEEKQAAKIVLTPMHGVGGETIVRTLNAAGFSNVSVVEKQFAPDPEFPTVSFPNPEEAGALDLAFELARAEDADVIIAADPDADRCSVAIPDSSVDGGWRQLSGDDIGAFLGEVIGADAEARGTATVTNDEGAEFPATMANSIVSSRLLGKIAAGHGLNYRATLTGFKWIAGVDGLIFGYEEAIGYCTDPAVVRDKDGVSAAVRVADAVARLKGQGLGIQDLLDEVTCAHGLYKTAPLTFRVEDRSLITKGMDTLRANPPAQLAGSEVTQVTDMNDGLDMVDAKGESYHIPPTDGILILTEANDRVIARPSGTEPKLKCYLEVVLPAAPAAIPHAAAAERLDQIKAELKEILGM, from the coding sequence ATGCTCTCCGAACAGCTACAAGCCACCATCACCGATTGGATCGCCCACGATCCGGACAAGGCCACCGCCGCCGAACTCTCCTCGCTTTACGACGAAGCCAAGGCCGCCAACCCCGATGCGATTGCCGAGCTGGAAAGCCGTTTTGCCGGGCCACTCGAATTCGGCACTGCAGGTCTTCGCGGTGTCGTTGCAGCTGGCCAGTCCCGCATGAACCGTGCCACGGTCATCCGTGCCACCGCTGGCTTGGTTGCGCATCTGAAGAACATTGTGGGCGATGACTTCACCGTGGTCATTGGTTGCGATGCCCGCCACGGCTCCGCTGACTTTCACCGCGATGCCGCAGCGGTTGTCGCCGCAGCCGGTGGCATGGCCCTGGCTCTGCCACAGCAGCTGCCCACACCGGTGACTGCCTTTGCCGTGCGCCACCTCAATGCCGATGCCGGTATTATGGTCACGGCCAGCCACAATCCGCCGAAGGACAATGGCTACAAGGTTTATCTCGGTGGCCGCGTGGTGGAGTCGGATTCCCGCCGAGGCGTCCAGATTATCGCGCCCCATGACAAGCAAATTGCGGAAGCCATCGCCGCTGCTCCACCAGCTGATGAAGTCCCGCGTGACTTCGATGCCGTCGAGCAGGTTGGTCCTGAACTGCTGGACGCCTATGTGAAACGGGCGGCTGCGCTCGCAACGACGTCGTCAAACGAAGAGAAGCAGGCAGCGAAGATTGTCCTCACCCCGATGCATGGCGTCGGCGGCGAGACCATCGTGCGCACACTGAACGCGGCAGGTTTCTCGAATGTCAGCGTGGTCGAGAAGCAGTTCGCGCCGGATCCGGAGTTCCCGACGGTATCGTTCCCGAACCCGGAGGAAGCCGGTGCTTTGGATCTTGCGTTTGAGCTGGCTCGTGCCGAAGACGCGGATGTCATCATCGCGGCTGACCCGGATGCGGACCGTTGCTCGGTGGCTATTCCGGATAGCAGCGTCGACGGTGGCTGGCGACAGCTCTCCGGCGATGACATCGGTGCGTTTCTGGGTGAAGTCATCGGTGCGGACGCCGAGGCCCGTGGGACTGCGACCGTGACCAATGATGAGGGCGCGGAGTTTCCGGCCACGATGGCTAACTCGATTGTGTCTTCGCGCCTGCTGGGTAAGATTGCCGCAGGTCACGGACTGAATTATCGCGCTACTCTGACCGGCTTTAAGTGGATTGCTGGTGTGGATGGGCTCATCTTCGGCTACGAGGAGGCCATTGGCTACTGCACCGATCCGGCAGTCGTGCGAGACAAGGACGGCGTATCTGCGGCGGTGCGTGTCGCCGACGCGGTGGCGCGGTTGAAGGGCCAGGGGCTGGGCATTCAGGACCTGCTGGATGAGGTCACCTGCGCCCACGGCCTCTACAAGACCGCCCCGTTGACCTTCCGAGTCGAGGACCGCTCGCTGATTACCAAGGGCATGGACACTCTACGCGCCAACCCGCCTGCACAGCTGGCCGGATCGGAGGTCACGCAGGTCACGGACATGAATGACGGCCTAGACATGGTCGACGCCAAGGGCGAGAGCTATCACATCCCGCCTACCGACGGCATTCTCATTCTCACCGAGGCCAACGACCGCGTCATTGCCCGGCCTTCCGGCACGGAGCCGAAGCTGAAGTGCTACTTGGAGGTCGTGCTGCCGGCCGCGCCGGCTGCGATTCCACACGCCGCCGCTGCCGAACGCCTCGACCAGATCAAGGCCGAGCTCAAGGAAATCCTGGGGATGTAG
- a CDS encoding heme oxygenase (biliverdin-producing) has translation MVENAIKEGDKLAAQPLAERLKVETSGVHSEAENSDFMSRLLAGELDAQAAIDLTGQLYFVYEALEQAVRSTAESEQVSAVYDAQLERLEALAADLEHLVGPDWREKISPVEATKNYVAELREIESNGNANAALAHHYVRYLGDLSGGQVIASMLAKHYGIGAEGTRFYDFSAIGKIKPYRDGYRRSLSELGISDADKDAVVDEAKKAFRLNRAIFHDLAGGLDDVVA, from the coding sequence ATGGTTGAAAACGCGATTAAAGAAGGTGACAAGCTGGCTGCTCAGCCCTTGGCAGAGCGGCTCAAAGTGGAGACTTCCGGTGTCCACAGTGAAGCGGAAAACTCCGACTTCATGTCGAGACTGCTCGCGGGTGAACTGGATGCGCAGGCGGCCATCGATTTAACCGGTCAGCTCTACTTTGTGTACGAAGCGTTGGAGCAGGCAGTGCGGTCCACTGCGGAGTCAGAGCAGGTCAGCGCGGTCTACGATGCGCAGCTGGAGCGCCTGGAAGCACTGGCAGCCGACCTTGAGCACTTGGTGGGGCCTGATTGGCGGGAAAAGATCTCGCCTGTGGAGGCGACAAAGAACTACGTGGCCGAGCTTCGTGAAATCGAAAGCAACGGCAACGCCAACGCCGCATTGGCGCACCATTATGTTCGCTACTTGGGTGATCTTTCTGGTGGTCAGGTGATTGCGTCCATGCTGGCCAAGCACTACGGCATCGGTGCGGAGGGAACCCGATTCTATGACTTCTCCGCGATCGGAAAAATTAAGCCCTACCGCGACGGCTACCGACGGAGTCTGTCTGAGCTGGGCATTTCGGATGCCGATAAAGATGCCGTGGTCGACGAGGCGAAGAAGGCATTTCGTCTCAACCGAGCGATCTTCCACGACCTAGCTGGTGGTCTGGACGACGTGGTGGCGTAG
- a CDS encoding heme ABC transporter ATP-binding protein, protein MEIHSGLGISAENVSITLDGHRILNDISVVAEPGKVTALVGPNGAGKSTLLAALSGDHELSGGDVRIGEHSITELSIADLARYRAVLVQSQELSVPFTSREVIDFGRNPWGCPNEELLAEVIAECDVAHLLDREVPTLSGGERARVHSARVFYQDTPVVLLDEPTAALDLHHAEKIMGMMRARAEAGKAVVVVLHDLSAAAAYADHVVVVAQGRVVKQGPPAETLDAQTVSEVYGIGVEVLQDSAGNPVLVPQRGQYLSP, encoded by the coding sequence ATGGAAATCCACTCTGGTCTGGGCATTTCTGCCGAAAATGTCAGCATCACCCTGGATGGTCACCGCATCCTCAACGATATTTCCGTGGTCGCCGAGCCCGGAAAAGTCACCGCGCTGGTCGGCCCGAATGGTGCCGGAAAGTCGACACTGCTCGCAGCGCTTTCCGGCGACCATGAGCTCAGCGGCGGCGACGTCCGGATTGGCGAGCATTCCATTACCGAGCTCTCCATTGCCGACCTGGCTCGCTACCGCGCCGTCCTGGTGCAGAGCCAAGAACTGTCCGTACCATTCACCAGCCGCGAAGTCATCGACTTCGGACGCAACCCCTGGGGCTGCCCGAACGAGGAGCTGCTCGCGGAAGTCATCGCTGAATGCGACGTCGCGCACCTCCTTGACCGGGAAGTCCCGACCCTCTCCGGAGGTGAGCGCGCCCGCGTCCACAGCGCGCGCGTCTTCTACCAGGACACTCCCGTCGTGCTTCTCGACGAACCAACCGCGGCCCTGGACCTCCACCACGCCGAAAAAATCATGGGAATGATGCGCGCCCGCGCGGAGGCGGGCAAAGCCGTGGTCGTGGTCCTGCACGATTTGTCCGCCGCAGCGGCGTATGCCGATCACGTTGTGGTGGTGGCGCAGGGGCGCGTCGTAAAGCAAGGCCCGCCTGCGGAAACCCTGGATGCACAGACCGTCAGCGAAGTCTACGGCATCGGCGTGGAAGTGCTTCAGGACTCCGCGGGCAACCCCGTGCTGGTGCCTCAGCGCGGACAATACCTCTCACCCTAG
- a CDS encoding FecCD family ABC transporter permease produces MQTTANKTIPFRQATVFIGLALALVLAIGWSASVGQFGATIGESLSSMVRLVFNGGLGDAPEPIDTVLWQVRLPRIALACLVGAGLALAGVALQAVFGNPLAEPGLIGVSSGAAVGAATATVLGTAAGLSGVLGGVLSVFASSWAIAVSAFIGGAVATAIVAANAHGGRDIARIILVGVAVNSICGGLVSLLTFVASTAARDRIVFWQMGSFASATWTQVVIITLVTVPAVIAMWVSYRKLDILSLGEAQARHLGINVVTLRRAIIFGTSLVVAAGVAFSGIIVFIGLVVPHAARLLLGPAHRTLIPACILGGALATTLADLAARTMITGADLPLGMLTSIVGGPLFFWLLLRSKRAVH; encoded by the coding sequence ATGCAGACAACCGCGAACAAAACTATTCCGTTCAGACAGGCGACCGTTTTCATCGGGCTCGCCCTAGCGCTGGTGCTGGCAATAGGCTGGTCGGCCTCCGTGGGGCAGTTCGGCGCCACCATCGGCGAATCACTGAGCTCAATGGTGAGGCTAGTGTTCAATGGCGGTCTCGGTGACGCGCCAGAGCCCATCGACACCGTGCTGTGGCAAGTGCGACTACCGCGCATCGCGCTGGCCTGCCTCGTAGGCGCGGGGCTAGCCCTCGCGGGTGTGGCGCTGCAAGCGGTGTTCGGCAACCCGCTCGCTGAACCCGGCCTCATCGGTGTTTCCTCCGGCGCTGCCGTCGGCGCTGCTACCGCCACAGTTTTGGGCACCGCCGCCGGGCTTTCCGGGGTGCTTGGCGGAGTGTTGAGTGTCTTCGCCAGCAGCTGGGCTATTGCGGTCTCAGCTTTTATTGGTGGTGCGGTGGCCACGGCTATTGTGGCCGCCAATGCGCACGGTGGCCGCGACATCGCCCGAATCATTCTGGTCGGTGTGGCTGTGAACTCCATCTGCGGTGGTCTGGTGTCGCTCCTGACATTCGTAGCCTCCACGGCGGCCCGCGACCGCATTGTGTTCTGGCAGATGGGCTCGTTTGCCAGCGCCACCTGGACGCAGGTTGTCATCATTACGCTGGTGACAGTTCCAGCCGTAATTGCCATGTGGGTCAGCTACCGCAAGCTGGACATTCTGAGTCTTGGTGAAGCGCAAGCCCGTCACCTGGGTATTAACGTCGTCACGCTGCGTCGCGCCATCATTTTTGGCACGTCCCTGGTCGTGGCGGCTGGAGTGGCATTTTCCGGCATCATCGTCTTCATCGGTCTGGTCGTGCCGCATGCTGCACGACTGCTGTTGGGACCAGCGCATCGCACGTTGATTCCCGCATGCATCCTCGGCGGCGCGCTGGCCACAACGCTGGCCGACCTCGCGGCTCGCACCATGATTACCGGTGCGGACTTGCCGCTGGGAATGCTCACCTCGATTGTCGGTGGCCCGCTGTTCTTCTGGCTGCTCCTGCGTTCGAAGAGGGCGGTGCACTAA